The following proteins are encoded in a genomic region of Kosakonia oryzae:
- a CDS encoding mannuronate-specific alginate lyase, with protein MMLLRAVLFFILTAATCAAASLSPPAGFMQPPEQKASGDKTVKCPNVPAPFTGVLDFPSKYAGSDSARATLNPQADAAFHQQTLPITDMERYISRQVTAWAHSGNAQYVACTVAALDQWASAGALTERANNHTGRSMRKWALATFSSAWLQLEYAPQHPLNAYPAQQQNIQRWLGRLGDLTVKEWHDLPLERVNNHSYWAAWAIIATAVVTQRQDLFTAALDIYRTAMQQVDDEGFLPNELRRRQRALSYHNYALQPLVMIALFARANGIDALAENHGALKRLGVRVIGGLDDASAFTQRTGVAQDRAFLQHPTNLAWLDAWCSLYVCDSALKQRLASLRPWQNTRLGGDLSRLAGVARVE; from the coding sequence ATGATGTTACTCAGAGCTGTGCTGTTTTTTATCCTGACGGCGGCCACCTGTGCCGCCGCTTCTCTCTCTCCTCCCGCCGGATTTATGCAGCCGCCGGAACAAAAGGCTTCAGGCGATAAAACCGTAAAATGCCCGAATGTTCCCGCGCCGTTTACCGGCGTGCTCGATTTCCCCAGCAAATATGCAGGCTCCGACAGCGCCCGTGCCACGCTCAATCCGCAGGCCGATGCGGCGTTTCACCAGCAGACGCTGCCTATCACCGATATGGAGCGCTATATCAGCCGTCAGGTCACCGCCTGGGCGCACAGCGGCAATGCGCAATATGTTGCCTGCACGGTGGCCGCGCTGGATCAATGGGCCAGCGCGGGCGCGTTAACGGAGCGCGCCAATAATCATACCGGCAGGTCAATGCGCAAATGGGCGCTGGCCACCTTCTCCTCCGCCTGGTTGCAACTGGAATACGCGCCGCAGCATCCGCTTAACGCTTACCCGGCGCAGCAGCAAAATATTCAACGCTGGCTGGGGCGTCTGGGGGATTTGACCGTGAAAGAGTGGCATGATTTGCCGCTGGAGAGGGTTAACAACCATAGTTACTGGGCGGCCTGGGCGATCATTGCCACCGCCGTGGTAACGCAGCGACAGGATCTGTTCACCGCCGCGCTGGATATCTATCGCACCGCCATGCAGCAGGTGGATGATGAAGGCTTTTTACCCAATGAGCTGCGCCGCCGCCAGCGCGCCCTTTCCTATCATAATTACGCGCTGCAACCGCTGGTGATGATCGCGCTGTTTGCGCGGGCGAATGGCATTGATGCACTGGCAGAAAATCACGGCGCATTAAAACGCCTCGGCGTGCGGGTGATTGGCGGCCTGGATGACGCCAGCGCATTTACACAACGCACTGGCGTAGCGCAGGATAGGGCTTTTTTGCAACATCCGACGAACCTGGCCTGGCTTGACGCCTGGTGTTCGCTGTATGTCTGTGACAGTGCGTTGAAACAGCGGTTGGCCAGTTTGCGTCCGTGGCAAAATACGCGTCTGGGCGGCGACCTGAGCCGTCTGGCCGGTGTCGCCAGAGTTGAGTGA
- a CDS encoding methyl-accepting chemotaxis protein, which yields MKRNTPVTQKEFLLNDGTTLLSTTNTHSHITYANSAFIDASGYSEDQLMGEAHNIIRHPDMPPAAFSDMWFTIQQGDSWTGIVKNRRLNGDHYWVRANVTPVYQQGELTGYISVRNIPTREEIDASAELYQQANENKLRGHRFYKGLVVRRGLFSFFSIFQRISVSKRINVGTIITAALLVALQFVPFDAAEKAGSAIIILGLLSVFLHSQISRPLKIVLEQMQKVVSGRQGDYVRFNRVDEIGLLMRLVNQAGLNLSSLVGDVSTQINGIRVISGRITSEGESLQRRTEETSGELHQTAAAVEEIASAVRQTAETAAEAMVRADEASASAMESGNVMKKTIGMMQSVSADNSKIVDIISVIDSIAFQTNILALNAAVEAARAGESGRGFAVVAAEVRNLAQHSASAAREIQTLIEHNVANVKNGVEMVANTETHLTAMIDSVINMSTMIKEISTATNEQTQALELINQSVSRIGTMTHNNTSMVEQVTSAAEDLSERAARLHRAVHVFGGS from the coding sequence ATGAAGCGTAACACTCCTGTTACACAGAAAGAGTTTTTGCTTAACGATGGCACGACGCTGTTGTCGACCACTAACACACACAGCCATATTACTTATGCTAACTCCGCTTTTATTGATGCCAGCGGATATAGCGAAGATCAACTTATGGGTGAGGCGCATAATATAATTCGTCACCCTGATATGCCGCCTGCGGCATTTAGCGATATGTGGTTCACTATTCAGCAAGGAGACAGTTGGACCGGGATCGTTAAAAACCGCCGTCTCAATGGCGATCACTACTGGGTTCGCGCCAACGTCACTCCGGTATATCAGCAAGGAGAGCTCACCGGTTATATCTCGGTGCGAAATATCCCAACCCGTGAAGAAATTGACGCCAGCGCTGAACTTTATCAGCAGGCGAATGAAAACAAGCTCCGCGGACATCGTTTTTATAAAGGACTGGTTGTTCGCCGTGGTTTATTTTCTTTTTTCTCCATCTTCCAGCGAATCAGTGTTTCAAAACGCATAAATGTTGGCACGATTATTACCGCCGCCCTGCTCGTTGCGCTGCAATTTGTTCCTTTCGATGCCGCAGAAAAAGCCGGAAGTGCAATTATTATATTAGGTTTGTTGTCAGTTTTTTTGCACAGCCAAATATCTCGTCCGCTGAAAATTGTGCTCGAACAAATGCAGAAAGTGGTTTCCGGCCGCCAGGGCGATTATGTGCGCTTTAATCGTGTGGATGAAATTGGTTTATTGATGCGTCTGGTTAACCAGGCCGGGTTAAATCTCAGTTCGCTGGTGGGCGATGTCTCGACGCAAATCAACGGTATCCGTGTGATCAGCGGGCGTATTACCAGCGAAGGCGAATCCCTGCAACGCCGCACGGAAGAAACCTCCGGCGAACTGCATCAGACTGCCGCCGCGGTAGAAGAGATTGCCAGCGCCGTGCGCCAGACAGCGGAAACCGCTGCCGAAGCGATGGTCAGAGCGGATGAAGCCAGCGCCAGCGCGATGGAAAGCGGTAATGTGATGAAAAAAACGATCGGCATGATGCAGTCTGTTTCTGCGGATAACAGCAAAATCGTCGATATCATTAGCGTCATCGACAGTATCGCCTTCCAGACCAATATCCTGGCGCTGAATGCGGCGGTGGAAGCGGCGCGTGCCGGAGAGTCCGGCCGTGGCTTTGCCGTGGTTGCCGCCGAAGTGCGCAATCTGGCGCAACACTCGGCCTCCGCCGCGCGCGAGATCCAGACGCTGATTGAGCATAACGTGGCGAACGTGAAGAACGGTGTGGAGATGGTTGCCAATACGGAAACGCATCTGACGGCGATGATTGACAGCGTGATTAACATGTCCACGATGATCAAAGAGATTAGCACTGCGACCAACGAACAGACGCAGGCGCTGGAGCTGATTAACCAGTCCGTTTCCCGTATCGGGACCATGACCCACAACAACACGTCGATGGTGGAACAGGTAACCAGCGCGGCGGAAGATCTTTCAGAACGCGCAGCCCGCCTGCATCGCGCGGTACATGTGTTCGGCGGTAGCTGA
- a CDS encoding amino acid ABC transporter ATP-binding protein gives MQATSPAQDAIIQLTGVSKWYGKFQVLDEVSLSVKKGERVVICGPSGSGKSTLIRCINRLEEHQKGQILVNGIEMNDNVRNISRIRLSIGMLFQQFNLFPHLSVLDNLIIGPTLVRKMSRAQATELAMHYLEKVQIANQAHKFPLQLSGGQQQRVAIARALCMQPEIMLFDEPTSALDPEMIKEVLDVMLDLAESGMTMIVVTHEMGFARTVADNVVLMADGRIVESAPPETFFTQPAHPRTRQFLDQILSH, from the coding sequence ATGCAAGCCACTTCGCCCGCGCAAGACGCGATTATTCAATTAACCGGTGTCAGTAAATGGTACGGGAAATTTCAGGTGCTGGATGAGGTATCGCTCAGCGTGAAAAAAGGGGAACGCGTGGTGATTTGCGGCCCTTCTGGCTCCGGAAAATCAACGCTGATCCGCTGCATTAACCGGCTGGAAGAGCATCAGAAAGGCCAGATTCTGGTGAACGGCATCGAAATGAACGACAACGTGCGTAATATCAGTCGTATCCGTCTGAGTATTGGCATGCTGTTTCAGCAGTTTAATCTGTTTCCGCACTTAAGCGTGCTGGATAACCTGATTATCGGCCCGACACTGGTGCGCAAGATGAGCCGCGCGCAGGCAACGGAACTGGCGATGCATTATCTGGAAAAAGTGCAGATTGCCAATCAGGCGCATAAGTTCCCGCTGCAACTCTCTGGCGGCCAGCAGCAGCGTGTGGCCATTGCCCGCGCACTCTGTATGCAACCAGAGATAATGCTGTTTGATGAACCCACTTCGGCGCTCGATCCGGAGATGATCAAAGAAGTGCTGGACGTAATGCTCGATCTCGCTGAAAGCGGTATGACGATGATTGTGGTCACCCATGAGATGGGGTTTGCCCGCACCGTTGCGGATAACGTGGTGCTGATGGCCGACGGGCGCATTGTCGAATCCGCCCCGCCAGAAACCTTTTTTACCCAGCCTGCGCATCCGCGTACCCGCCAGTTTCTCGACCAAATCCTTAGCCATTAA